In a genomic window of Blastocatellia bacterium:
- a CDS encoding FAD-dependent oxidoreductase, with the protein MSDRPLLNSSAQASRFDEMVPKLTEAQMARLAAHGHVRRVERGEVLVEAGERTAQFFVVVAGQIQIVRPTSTSEDLIVVYGPGMFTGEVNLLSGRRGFAQIRVSESGEVIEVERDRLLALVQTDSELSDILLRAFILRRVELIAHGFGDAVLIGSNHCAGTIRIKEFLTRNGHPYAFIDLDHDSGVQDLLDHFRVGVEDVPVLICRGEIVLRDPNNQQIADCLGFNEAIDQTHVRDLLIVGAGPAGLAAAVYGASEGLNVLVLEANAPGGQAGSSSKIENYLGFPTGVSGQELAARAYTQAQKFGAELLIAKGASRIACERKPYAVEIVSGPRVPARTIIIATGAEYRRLPLDNLSQFEGAGVYYGATFVESQLCRGEEIIVVGGGNSAGQAAVFLAQSARRVHLLVRSDGLAETMSRYLIRRIEENPAIVLRPNTEIVALEGSGHLERVRWRNNQTGESETRAINHVFSMAGAVPNTHWLAGCVALDRKGFIKTGPDLTPEDLAAAHWPLTRAPRLLETSLPGVFAVGDVRGGSLKRVASAVGEGSIAVAFVHQALHE; encoded by the coding sequence ATGAGCGACAGACCGCTACTTAATTCATCGGCGCAGGCGTCACGCTTCGACGAGATGGTGCCGAAGCTGACAGAGGCTCAGATGGCGCGCCTCGCTGCGCACGGCCACGTGCGGCGGGTCGAGCGTGGCGAGGTGCTGGTCGAAGCCGGCGAACGCACGGCGCAATTCTTTGTCGTCGTCGCCGGTCAGATCCAAATCGTCAGACCGACGAGCACGAGCGAAGACCTCATCGTCGTCTACGGACCCGGTATGTTCACAGGCGAAGTGAATCTGCTTTCAGGCCGCCGCGGCTTCGCCCAAATCCGCGTCAGCGAGTCGGGCGAAGTCATCGAAGTGGAGCGTGATCGGTTGCTCGCGCTCGTGCAAACCGACAGCGAGCTGAGCGACATCCTGCTGCGCGCATTCATCCTCCGCCGCGTCGAGTTGATTGCGCATGGATTCGGCGACGCGGTCCTAATCGGGTCGAACCATTGCGCGGGAACGATTCGCATTAAAGAATTCCTGACGCGCAACGGCCATCCCTACGCGTTCATCGACCTTGATCACGACTCAGGCGTGCAGGACTTGCTTGATCATTTCCGGGTCGGCGTCGAAGACGTGCCCGTGTTGATCTGTCGCGGCGAGATTGTGCTTCGTGATCCGAACAATCAGCAGATCGCCGACTGTCTCGGCTTCAACGAAGCCATAGACCAGACGCACGTCCGCGACCTGTTGATCGTTGGCGCAGGCCCCGCGGGATTGGCGGCGGCAGTCTACGGTGCGTCGGAAGGACTGAACGTGCTGGTGCTGGAAGCCAACGCGCCGGGCGGGCAGGCCGGTTCGAGTTCTAAGATCGAAAACTACCTCGGCTTTCCCACAGGCGTTTCAGGACAAGAACTCGCGGCGCGCGCCTACACGCAAGCGCAGAAGTTCGGCGCCGAGCTGCTGATTGCAAAAGGGGCCAGCCGTATCGCATGCGAGCGCAAGCCTTACGCCGTCGAAATCGTCAGCGGGCCGCGCGTGCCGGCGCGCACGATCATCATCGCTACGGGCGCAGAGTACCGCCGGCTGCCGCTCGATAATCTCTCGCAGTTTGAGGGTGCGGGGGTCTACTACGGCGCGACCTTCGTCGAGTCGCAGTTGTGCCGCGGTGAAGAAATCATTGTCGTGGGCGGCGGCAACTCGGCGGGACAGGCGGCGGTGTTTCTCGCGCAGTCGGCCAGGCGCGTGCACTTGCTCGTGCGCTCAGACGGGCTGGCGGAGACGATGTCGCGCTACCTGATTCGCCGCATCGAAGAGAACCCGGCCATTGTCCTTCGACCAAACACCGAAATCGTTGCCCTTGAAGGAAGCGGCCATCTTGAGCGCGTGCGCTGGCGGAACAATCAGACCGGCGAGAGCGAGACTCGCGCGATCAACCATGTTTTTAGTATGGCCGGCGCAGTTCCAAACACGCACTGGCTCGCGGGCTGCGTCGCGCTTGACCGGAAAGGCTTCATCAAGACGGGGCCGGATTTAACGCCGGAGGATTTGGCGGCGGCGCATTGGCCGCTCACGCGGGCGCCGCGCCTGCTCGAAACCAGTCTGCCCGGTGTGTTCGCCGTCGGCGATGTGCGCGGCGGCAGTCTCAAGCGCGTGGCGTCGGCGGTCGGCGAAGGCTCAATTGCCGTCGCCTTCGTACATCAAGCGCTGCATGAATAA
- a CDS encoding DoxX family protein, whose amino-acid sequence MQRLFFSTFAGGKPGIGLLLLRAGVGSAAITQGGVYLADRSNLSLWTWAIGLLAIVCGTSLLIGFLTKAACVLTALASIAVALPWLPAPPLSLFNSKPSLIFVNIMAVAIILLGPGAFSLDARLFGRREIIIPHNNRSPKC is encoded by the coding sequence TTGCAAAGGCTATTTTTCTCTACATTCGCCGGCGGAAAACCCGGCATCGGCTTGCTGCTGTTGCGAGCCGGTGTCGGTTCGGCCGCCATCACGCAAGGCGGAGTCTATCTGGCCGACCGCAGCAACCTATCGCTTTGGACGTGGGCCATCGGGTTGTTGGCTATCGTCTGCGGCACCTCTCTTCTCATCGGCTTTCTGACGAAAGCGGCCTGCGTGTTGACGGCACTCGCGAGCATCGCCGTCGCGCTGCCGTGGCTGCCGGCCCCGCCGCTGAGTCTATTCAATAGCAAACCGTCGCTCATCTTCGTGAATATCATGGCTGTCGCGATTATTCTGCTCGGGCCGGGAGCGTTTTCGCTCGATGCCCGTCTGTTCGGACGCCGCGAGATTATCATCCCGCACAATAACCGCTCGCCCAAATGCTGA
- a CDS encoding alpha/beta hydrolase, protein MSGTTTSQAERPLDVAADPRLSRGTKAFLEVLNSAGGPPLEALPPLVAREVLVNAQASVSVDLSGIEESEKTINADGYTIKLNIVRPAGVKGQLPVFVFIHGGGWVLGDYPTHKRMVRDLVVLSGMAAVFVNYTRTPDAKYPQAINEIYAATRWVAEHGGEIDVDGKNLAVVGNSVGGNMTAATALKAKENGGPQIKLHIMMWPVTDANFERESFKQFGEKRFLTTPLMKWMWDLYTTDPNQRKEIFASPLQATAEQLRGLPPALIQVAESDILRDEGEAYGRKLDEAGVEVTTVRYNGMIHDFGLLNGLAEEPAVRSLFKHAAAELKKYLRPE, encoded by the coding sequence ATGAGTGGTACAACAACGTCGCAGGCCGAAAGGCCGTTGGATGTCGCTGCCGACCCACGGCTTTCGCGGGGCACGAAGGCATTCTTAGAAGTCTTGAATTCTGCGGGCGGCCCGCCGCTTGAGGCTTTGCCGCCGCTCGTCGCGCGCGAGGTGCTGGTCAATGCACAGGCATCGGTCTCGGTTGACCTGTCAGGCATCGAGGAGTCCGAAAAGACGATCAACGCCGATGGCTACACGATCAAGCTCAACATCGTGCGCCCGGCCGGTGTTAAAGGGCAATTGCCGGTCTTTGTCTTCATACATGGCGGCGGCTGGGTGTTGGGTGATTACCCGACGCACAAGCGCATGGTTCGTGACCTCGTCGTGCTTTCGGGGATGGCCGCTGTTTTCGTCAACTATACGCGCACGCCCGACGCGAAGTATCCGCAGGCGATCAACGAAATCTACGCCGCCACCCGCTGGGTGGCCGAGCACGGCGGCGAGATTGATGTCGACGGCAAGAACCTGGCCGTCGTTGGCAACAGCGTCGGCGGCAATATGACGGCGGCGACCGCGCTGAAGGCGAAAGAGAATGGCGGCCCGCAAATCAAGCTTCACATCATGATGTGGCCGGTGACAGACGCGAACTTCGAGAGAGAGTCATTCAAACAGTTCGGCGAGAAGCGTTTCCTCACGACGCCGTTGATGAAGTGGATGTGGGACCTCTACACGACTGACCCAAACCAGCGAAAGGAAATCTTCGCATCGCCCTTACAGGCCACAGCGGAGCAGTTGCGAGGCTTGCCGCCGGCGTTGATTCAGGTCGCCGAAAGCGACATCTTGCGTGACGAGGGCGAAGCCTACGGGCGCAAGCTGGACGAGGCCGGCGTCGAGGTGACGACGGTGCGCTACAACGGCATGATTCATGACTTCGGGCTGCTGAATGGTTTGGCAGAAGAACCCGCCGTTCGTTCCCTGTTCAAACATGCGGCGGCGGAGTTGAAGAAATACCTGCGACCGGAGTGA
- a CDS encoding UBP-type zinc finger domain-containing protein — protein MADVTCPHLDEITTVKHAKRRECEECVKIGARWVHLRTCQECGTTLCCDNSPNRHATKHAQASGHPVIASAEPGERWLYCYPHDAFAEY, from the coding sequence ATGGCTGATGTTACTTGTCCTCATCTCGACGAGATCACGACAGTCAAACACGCGAAGCGCCGCGAGTGCGAAGAGTGCGTGAAGATCGGCGCGCGCTGGGTTCATCTACGCACCTGCCAGGAGTGCGGCACGACGCTATGCTGCGACAACTCGCCGAACCGCCACGCCACCAAACATGCGCAAGCAAGCGGGCATCCGGTGATCGCCTCGGCAGAGCCCGGCGAGCGATGGCTGTACTGCTATCCGCATGACGCCTTCGCGGAATACTGA